In one window of Leptospira sp. GIMC2001 DNA:
- a CDS encoding transcriptional regulator produces the protein MKKELKKELTTKTTFDRLMTKRSIKEKFDKEYEALTLSETIINLMESEKVSVRELSKLAKVSSTVIQEIRSGKQDNPTLLVLSRLVHTLGAEIVIKKGKKTLASV, from the coding sequence ATGAAAAAAGAATTAAAAAAGGAACTTACTACAAAGACAACGTTTGATCGTCTGATGACAAAACGTTCAATTAAGGAAAAATTTGATAAAGAATACGAAGCTTTAACATTGTCTGAAACAATTATCAATTTGATGGAATCAGAAAAAGTTTCAGTTCGGGAATTATCCAAATTAGCTAAAGTATCAAGCACCGTAATTCAAGAAATAAGAAGTGGTAAGCAGGACAACCCAACGTTGTTAGTTTTATCAAGATTAGTTCATACACTTGGAGCAGAGATAGTAATCAAGAAAGGTAAAAAAACTCTTGCAAGTGTTTAA
- a CDS encoding ParB N-terminal domain-containing protein — protein MKLEKIKIGIDDLLLDPNNPRFADISDDALNIDQSRFGDALIQEAAFEKMMNPKFDVITLANSISTVGFVPVDNIVVSKVSEKLFYVIEGNRRTSAIKYLIKQFNLGLSTLSEVEIKNLKNIEVLAVDNMENSNLKIGMIIQGIRNVSGIKEWEAFQKAQFINQMIDFGKQPGEISKTIGIPVKEINRYYKTYSVMLQFKTDEEYASKWKPSYFSYFDEILKKPALRNFFEFNEETFRFDNIENIKRFYEWIVPDEEGKSTFSDARTVRRLSELLDDNIALNYLDDRNFDKAVNYINQKNFNQNIVSVNECIVQIRSAINAFKTILAESLEIELTDEEFTEIKLGIDEMNKNFKRVEQLYNVR, from the coding sequence ATGAAATTAGAAAAAATAAAAATTGGTATAGATGATTTGCTTTTGGATCCGAATAATCCTAGATTTGCAGATATTTCCGATGATGCTTTAAATATAGATCAATCAAGATTTGGTGATGCATTAATTCAAGAGGCGGCTTTCGAAAAAATGATGAATCCCAAATTCGATGTTATAACATTGGCTAATTCTATTTCGACAGTAGGCTTTGTTCCAGTTGATAATATCGTAGTAAGCAAAGTATCAGAGAAACTTTTTTATGTCATAGAGGGAAACAGACGAACTTCTGCAATTAAATATCTTATAAAACAATTTAATCTGGGATTATCCACTCTTAGCGAAGTAGAAATAAAAAATCTAAAAAATATTGAAGTCCTAGCAGTAGATAATATGGAAAATTCCAATTTAAAGATCGGAATGATAATCCAGGGTATTCGTAATGTCAGTGGGATCAAAGAATGGGAGGCTTTTCAAAAAGCTCAATTTATAAATCAAATGATTGATTTTGGAAAGCAACCTGGTGAGATATCAAAAACCATAGGAATACCTGTAAAGGAAATAAATAGGTATTATAAAACCTATAGTGTAATGCTACAATTTAAAACTGATGAAGAATATGCTTCGAAATGGAAACCAAGCTACTTTAGTTACTTTGATGAAATTTTGAAAAAGCCCGCACTAAGAAATTTTTTTGAATTCAATGAAGAAACATTTAGATTTGACAATATTGAGAATATTAAAAGGTTCTATGAGTGGATAGTACCAGACGAAGAAGGAAAAAGCACTTTTTCTGATGCACGTACCGTAAGACGACTTTCAGAATTACTCGATGATAATATTGCATTAAATTATCTCGATGATAGGAATTTTGATAAAGCTGTAAATTATATTAATCAAAAGAATTTTAATCAAAATATAGTTTCTGTTAATGAATGTATTGTCCAAATAAGATCTGCTATTAATGCTTTTAAGACAATTTTAGCAGAAAGTTTAGAAATAGAATTAACGGATGAAGAATTTACTGAAATTAAATTAGGAATTGATGAAATGAATAAAAATTTCAAAAGAGTTGAACAGCTATACAATGTTCGATGA
- a CDS encoding winged helix-turn-helix domain-containing protein — MVLDGIFGNKTASKVLIHLFHYNELHASAIAKDYGVALTPIKNQLERFEKAGVLVSKNIGKSRVYSFNPKSPFVKGLKLILEVYYNSLSINDKEILFSSRRRPRDKGKPVYGRT; from the coding sequence ATGGTTTTGGATGGAATATTTGGAAATAAGACAGCTTCGAAAGTTCTCATTCATCTTTTCCATTACAATGAATTACATGCCTCCGCCATTGCTAAAGATTATGGTGTAGCACTTACACCTATTAAAAATCAATTAGAAAGATTTGAAAAAGCTGGGGTACTAGTTTCAAAGAATATAGGAAAGTCTCGAGTCTATTCGTTTAATCCCAAATCGCCTTTCGTTAAAGGTCTCAAGTTAATTTTAGAGGTTTATTATAATTCACTTTCAATAAATGATAAAGAAATTCTGTTCTCTTCAAGGCGACGCCCAAGGGACAAAGGAAAGCCAGTTTATGGAAGAACCTAA
- a CDS encoding toxin-antitoxin system HicB family antitoxin, with the protein MKAKASLLTLRIPSELKHKIERLADEQGVSINQLALYAFTKEVKELETRSYFEQYYKGKSKKEIFSGVKEVLNKLNHEGDIPEWDRL; encoded by the coding sequence ATGAAAGCTAAAGCGAGTTTACTAACCTTAAGAATACCATCAGAGTTAAAGCACAAAATTGAAAGATTGGCTGATGAACAAGGAGTTTCAATAAATCAGCTGGCTTTGTATGCCTTTACAAAGGAGGTGAAAGAGTTAGAAACTCGATCATACTTTGAACAATATTACAAAGGAAAAAGTAAAAAAGAAATATTTAGTGGAGTTAAAGAAGTTTTGAATAAGCTAAATCATGAAGGTGATATTCCTGAATGGGACAGGCTATAA
- a CDS encoding type II toxin-antitoxin system RelE/ParE family toxin — MKEIVAYKGEKFTIEWYFDEKEKSDVLHYFNGLTEPLQIKTLALFKRFAEVGEIKDRTKFNFEGDALYAFKPFPHRFLCFFVKGKKVIITNAFLKKTDKLPKNEKERALKRREDYEKRIKKGTYYKDNV, encoded by the coding sequence GTGAAAGAGATTGTCGCCTATAAAGGTGAGAAATTTACAATAGAATGGTATTTTGATGAAAAAGAGAAATCAGATGTTTTACATTATTTCAATGGATTAACAGAACCGCTTCAGATTAAAACTTTAGCTTTGTTCAAGCGTTTTGCTGAAGTTGGCGAGATAAAGGATCGGACAAAATTCAATTTTGAAGGGGACGCATTATATGCTTTCAAACCGTTTCCACACAGATTTCTTTGTTTCTTTGTAAAAGGTAAGAAAGTAATTATTACGAATGCATTTCTAAAAAAGACAGATAAATTACCAAAGAATGAAAAAGAGCGAGCGCTAAAAAGGAGGGAAGATTATGAAAAAAGAATTAAAAAAGGAACTTACTACAAAGACAACGTTTGA
- a CDS encoding SH3 domain-containing protein, which produces MKKISTLIFLLIITCIFLDKSVNKIYDNFEVHFTNADILNIRTKPSLSSKIINQIPFGSKINTSNTNIMETYENKLNSWHFVKEANGFVLDSFLQKNETDLARKKMILKSSYSYNRCNLYGLEIYKTIELYNNTAYFTDEFIDFDFGKKRIFLGNYQIENDSILINVVEQELQNISYADETSNITEKIKTKEKKISNLNLIWKESIKGFITNDQVKYLESTTYNVDIKKCIFTSKNCIDYDPSKKKCSEKYENSDICDQIGYFCKR; this is translated from the coding sequence ATGAAAAAAATCTCAACCTTAATCTTTTTACTAATAATAACATGCATATTTCTGGATAAATCGGTAAATAAGATCTATGATAACTTTGAAGTCCATTTTACTAACGCCGATATTTTAAATATAAGAACAAAACCTTCACTAAGTTCAAAAATTATCAATCAGATTCCATTCGGTTCTAAAATTAATACTTCTAATACAAATATAATGGAAACTTATGAAAATAAATTAAATTCGTGGCATTTCGTAAAAGAGGCAAACGGATTCGTTCTCGACTCCTTTTTACAAAAAAATGAAACGGATTTAGCAAGAAAAAAAATGATATTGAAATCATCTTATTCTTACAACCGATGCAATTTATATGGTCTTGAAATTTATAAAACGATAGAATTGTATAACAATACAGCATATTTCACTGACGAATTTATCGATTTTGATTTTGGAAAAAAAAGAATATTTCTTGGAAATTATCAAATAGAAAATGATTCAATTTTAATTAATGTAGTAGAACAGGAATTACAAAACATATCATATGCGGATGAAACATCAAATATTACTGAAAAAATAAAAACAAAAGAAAAAAAAATAAGCAATCTTAATCTTATTTGGAAAGAAAGCATAAAAGGATTTATCACAAACGATCAAGTTAAATATCTTGAATCTACGACTTACAATGTTGATATTAAAAAATGTATATTTACTTCTAAGAATTGCATAGATTACGATCCATCCAAAAAAAAATGCTCAGAAAAATATGAAAATTCAGACATTTGTGATCAAATTGGCTATTTTTGTAAAAGATAA
- a CDS encoding putative toxin-antitoxin system toxin component, PIN family codes for MRVILDTNVLYQALRSSKGASRAILNLIIDQKVQISISTPVFKEYEEVLNRKATLEDMKAEIEDINKLLSFIAYVGKEQSIYFNFRPNLRDEDDNQFIELALSSNSDYLITSNINDFIIGNELKFQDLKIVTPTKFMEIWRRNYES; via the coding sequence GTGAGGGTAATATTAGATACGAATGTTCTATACCAAGCGCTCCGTTCTTCCAAAGGTGCTTCGAGAGCAATTTTAAATTTGATTATAGATCAGAAAGTGCAAATTTCGATTTCGACTCCAGTCTTTAAAGAATATGAAGAAGTTTTAAATAGAAAAGCTACTTTGGAGGATATGAAAGCCGAAATTGAAGATATCAATAAGTTACTATCATTCATCGCATATGTCGGGAAAGAACAATCGATATACTTCAATTTTCGTCCCAATCTGAGAGATGAAGATGATAATCAATTCATTGAGCTGGCACTAAGTTCCAACTCAGATTATTTGATTACGAGCAACATAAATGATTTTATTATAGGAAATGAGTTAAAGTTTCAAGATTTAAAAATTGTAACTCCGACAAAGTTCATGGAAATATGGAGAAGGAATTATGAAAGCTAA